From the genome of Setaria viridis chromosome 1, Setaria_viridis_v4.0, whole genome shotgun sequence:
TTCTTGGGAGATGTTGAGCATTGTGTGGTCTAGAGACACGCCCTGGTAAGATCTGGCCATCTGAAGAAAGTGATTCAAAACCAGAATGCCTATTAGCCGAGAATGTGTGGGAATCCATTCTGCTATGATCAAAATCCATTCTACTGGAATTGGGGACTAAAGCTGATCGACCACTCATAGAATTGTTGTGAACAGTAGAAGGGTCTTCGACCTGATGAAAAACTGCTTTTCCCTTTCTGGGGCGTACAAGCTCCCAGTGATTAGCAGGTCCAGAATCCTTTCGAGCAAAAGAAGATGCTTGAGCCAAACCAGAAACATTATCGAAGAAGAATCCCAAATTGAAACCATCACAAGAGAAATCCTTTAGATCAAGACAAAGGAACCCCACATGCTTGGAAGACAGAAAGAATCTGAAAACTTGTTGGGAAATCTGGGAGACAAGAAATCCATTTGCTTGCCCACCAAGAATAGCTTGGAGGCAGAGACCCACTGAAGCAGGAGTTAACCTGAAGTTGTTTCTACTGAAGGCCACCACGAGAGAGAATCCCCGGGACTTGGAGGACAGAGGAAGAACCACTTGAGAACCAAGGAAATCTCTCACTTTGGCAGCGAAGGCAAGGCCATGACTTTGCGCAAAGTGGAAGTAAGTCATGGCTCAAACGGAGATGGAGAGCTTTGATTGGTCGTCGAGGCCGGAGTGGCCGTCGTCGAACGGCGGTGGACGCCGGGACCGGGGTGGTCACCGGCGGGAGGGACCAGTCGTCCCCCAAGCGCTCATCCCCCCAGTTAATTATTAAGTGCTTCTTTTACCCTTATTTTGATCGTTGACTAGGAGAAAAttgcattgacttgtgaatagctgagggcaaaatcacaaagttgagaaaataagggcaaaatcacaattacATATCAAAGTTAAGCCAAGAACATAAATACCCCTCAAATAAAAGTGCCAATGTGTGGCACTACAGGAGCAATTCCATCAACCAACAACAACCCTAAGATCAGAGCCCTCAAATGTCAAACAGAGCAATTTCTGTTTTCTGATAGCCTCAAAAGTGATTCCACCTCTAGCAATACACTCAATTCTATATCCCATTTTAATATAAAAAGGATTCATTCATCATTTtcttgcatttttctttttcctccactAATGCATCTGCCCGTGGCCTCCTCTCCAATGCCTCAGCCCTGGTGACCAATGCCGTCGAGAGGCGTGCCCATCCTGACTGGAAGCGCTCCGCCATCGTGGACCAATTATatatgctattataaaaaaatgaAGTAATCGCATATATGTAAATCTGTATTAAGAATAACCTTAAGTAATAtgtaaatctatatctaaattacttaTATCTTTTATTGTAAAAAATTCCAAAATTCTAAATTACATATTTCTACCATTGTTAATATAGGAAGTACTAATTTAgtgtatacatgtatgattGCGTCATTGTTAACAAAATCTCATAATTCTAAATTACTCATTTCTACCATAGTTAATATAGAAAATACAAAATACTAATAATTTAgtgtatacatgtatgattGCATCACCAAGTAGACCATGTATATGTGCATGTATGCGAGGAGTACTAAAAATATTGATTCCAGGTTCAATAGTGTTTGGTTGGATCAATGAACTTGAATGGGAAACACAACTCAAAGGAAGGGTTCATTTTAAACACATGTTAAAAACATAAAGAGATACAATGCAAAGTAATAGAAGTATGAATTTTGATGAAAAAATGTATAGAATAATTTCTGAGTAAAGTCTATCACAGCCTATTGTTTCATCAATTTCTAGTACTTATGCATTTGAAAATTACTAGCCTATGCTCATGGACTAGTTATGTTTGGGCTAGCAATTTGGTACAGAAAAGGCCCGAGATTGTAAAGCGTTTGGTGCCATCCATTTGGAGGGGAAAAGGCTAATAAGCTATTGCTGATCATGtgtcttttgttttcttttttgagattGTGTAGTGTGTGTATACTCCTATGTTTAGATTTGAAACACGCTCTGCAGCTGATGTGAGGTGGCCAGGGTGTGCTGTTCTTCCCCACTTAAAACTTCGGCCGAGTATGCCCTACCATCCTTGATTGTGTTCTCGAGCTCAATGCTTTGATGCTGTAGGAAGAAGATAATTATGCCGACAATCGACCTTTACTAGCAGGGGAAGGGAAGAGGAGGTATCCTGTTGTGCTGGACTGGCTGCCTAAGGCAGGGCCGGGCAAGGCGATTGTCTCATCTAGGTAGGAATAGTATTAGTAACTCCAATGCATGGATATCGTAGAGATGGTGTCTTTTTCAAGGACGAATCTGTACAATTTTAGCAATATTTGTGCCGAGGTTAAGGAGTCCTCGATGCATACCTCTTCGGATGAGAGGTAATGAACTTTATTATCAAGTGATAGATATATGCATTACTCTTCTTAATAGTTTCAAATACTTAGTGACGAAAAATGTGGCAATGGATACTCCAAAGGCAAATACCTAAGACTACAACTTGAGTACATAATGTTGAACCATTGTAGGTATTTTTGATATTCTATCCAAGTGATTTCTGCCGTTTGATCTGCACATGCTTATCTTGGCGCttaaggaggtgtttggcagcactccactccatCAACTTCATCCTTAATTTTgcaactccactccaccaactccaggaaAACATGGAGTTGTTGTACATGTTTGGCCGATTGCGGTACTCCAGCTCTCGAAACATGACGACTTgttgtgaatagtctattttacctCTATGAATGGGATCACATGTcagtctcttttttttcctctcttcctTTTTTGCCTGTAGCTCAAATCAAGGACCTCACAGCTCAATTCACGGCGGCAGTGCTCGATTCCCCACGCTTCTCATCATCTCCGCCCTCCTGCTCTTGCTCTTCCTCTCGCCGCCGGCAGGAGGCCCGCTGGCCATGGCGCTGAAGGGGGCAGGCGCGCAGCGTGCCCAGGGGACAGGGGGCACGGGCAGCCCAGCCTTGCCCCGTTGTAGGGGCCAAGGGCGGCTCGGTAGGGGCCTCCACTGGGGGCCATCGCTGAGGGGGTAGGGGGAAGGGACGGCGCGCCCCTACGCAGCCTAGCGCCATTGCAAGCCGCAGGGGTGGCGCGGCCCTGCAGGTGTGGTCGACGGGGACAGGGGGCAGTGGCCGTGCAAGCTCGGCGTCCGGAGTCAATTTTCGGGGGTGGCAGCCTGGTAGAGGTGCTCTGGCGTCGTCCATGGCCGACGGGGGTGCCCTCGTGCAGTTGGTTCGATCTCCATGGCCTTTTCTCCATGCGtcacgaggaagaagaggaggttgGAGTGGGGCTCAGTAAAAACGAAGCGGCAAGTTGTTTAACTGGTGGTATttggtgggtaaataaccctCAATTTCACGAGGAGGTCTGAAACTGGTGAGGTACTCTCGGAAAAACATGGATCTGACTCCAGCTCAACGTTTTTTCTAGAGCTGAAGTTTGTGGAGCTGGACGTGTTTGGCAGGGAATTTTATGAAGCTGGTGGAGTGAAGCTATTTTTTATGGAGTGATGCCAAACATCCTAAATCGCACACAGTGGGGCATATGGAAGCTAACATGTCACATGGTAAGTCCTTAACATATTTTATTATTAGTAAAAAATGGCATGTGAATTGATCGCCTTGTACATGCATCTAAATCTGGCCAGCTCATTACACAGTTGGAAATAGCCCAACTACATTTCACTGTTAGCAGTTGAAGTTTTAATTTGTCGTGTACCCTGACCGCTTCCCTCCAAATCTGGAGCCCATCACTCACGGATCCACCTCTCCTACAAAACCCCACCGTGGCACCACCACACGCTGGCTCACTGTACCATCGCAAACTTCCCACCAATGGAAATGGCCTCTCACACCGtcctctcccttctcctcctcctccctttcctcTTCGCCGCGGCAGCCGACGTCGCCCCTGGTCCATCCCCACCCGGGGAGCTCAACCTGACCGGCATCCTTGAAAATGGCGGGCAGTACTCGACGCTGCTCCGCCTCCTGCAGACCACCCGGATCGCCCAGCAGCTCACCGAGCAGCTCAAGAACTCGTACGACGGCCTGACCTTCTTCGCGCCCAACGATGACGCCTTCACCAAGCTCAAGACGGGCACGCTCAACGGCCTCTCCGACCAGCAGAAGATCCAGCTGCTGCTCTACCACGTCCTGCCCCGGTACTACAGCGTCACCACCTTCCAGACGGCCAGCAACCCGCTGCCCACCGAGGGGTCGGGCCCCGGCGGCATGTACACCGTCAAcgtgaccaccaccaccagcagccacCTGGTGAACATGTCCACGGGCGTCGTCGACGTGCCCATCAGCAGCACGCTCGTGGCCAGGTTCCCGCTCGCCGTCTACTCCATCGACGCCGTGCTCCTGCCGGAGCAGCTGTTCGGCGCGTCGCGCAAGGCGGttgcgccggcgcccgcggggCAGGCTGCTGGAGCGGCGGCTGGGAAGGCGGCAGCGCGGAAGAAGGGTGGTGTCCCGAAGAGCGACGTGGCAGCGGAGCCGTCGGCAGCGGGGAAGGAGACAGAAGACAGCACgaaagcggcggcggcttgtAGAGGGATGAGTGCGGGGTGGACGACGATTGCTGCTTTTGCTCTCATGGCCGTTGTCAATCTGGTCGGCGCTTGAGAAGTGTGTTTGCTTGTGTCTCTTTGTAATTTACGTCTTATTTCGCCATCTTCCAGTTACTAATAAGTTTACTTATGTCATGGTTTTGTACGTAATATTGTGATAAATGATGATATGATTCACTTGTACTTATAAGCAGCTCACTCTTCCTCTGTTCTAAATTTCTCATGAATTACAGTCGATATATTTCCGGACCGCCCAATGCATGTTGTCTTCAACATCCAGGCAATCACGTCAGTTGATATACACCTGCTGCTCTCACCAAGGCACCAATGCAAGCccttgctactccctccgttccaaattgtaaattattttgttttttctagatttataaatattattatgcatgaCATTCATTATATCTAAatatctaaatgtataataatatctataaacctagaaaagtcaaaacaacctataatttggaatggagggagtacattgcTATGTTGCTGCCTACCGTGCAGAGCATCCATAGAAGCCTGAGGAACCTCCAAAACCCTAAACTCCGTCCAGCGACAATTGGCATAATGATcaaagcttggcatcaactgtAACAAAGACAATGAAGATCTCAAGCCATTCAGTGTACGAAATTATCGTTTGAACCGAATTTGAGCAAAGGGAAAAGAAATAAAGACAAAATGGAGCAAATTTGAGCTTGCATTGGGCTAGATACTGTTTACATTGCACAGAAGGTACATTCCTTGCTCTGTACAAATGTTGATAAATCATTGATGTTTTCTTGTGCATTAAAACGAATAGCTAGCAATTTGAAACATGCTTGGAATCATTTCAAAACTACATCTATGTCCTTAAACTTCGACAatgacttcatcttcttttcctTAGTGTCACGCCATCGTGTGACTAGAAATTCGACGGCAGATGGAGTTCTTAGGGCATCCATAGTGTATAGCACCTTAAGCAGTTCTAAGATGGGATCCATACGGAAGGTGCTAGCTTGGCTAGTTTTAGTTCAACCTTTAGCACTCCTGTGGGACTCAAAAAACCAAATATAAAATTAGAAAGATTCTTCTCTCTACCCACCCAATACGTATTTTTCTCTCCCACATAGGAACAAGCAATAATAGAGCACGGAGAACGAGGTGAAATGTTTTCTAATCCTTTGCACCGGGTGCTCAAGTTTGCACCAGATGCTGCATAGCACCACTTCCAAACTTTGCTCCAGTGTATTGCACTCTTGTCATCTCAATCTCTCTCCTCTTGGCACCATAAAAAGGATACACTGGAGCTGCCCATGTTCATGTATCGGGTTTTTTGTGCTGCAAGAGGCCTCGGGCAGTGGCTGGACCTATGGTGGTGGGTGGCGTTGTGGTGGTGCAGCAAGCTAGCGTTGGTGCCACCGGAACTACAGGTTGCAAGAGACGAGATGGTGGAGCCGATGGCGTTGGAGTCGTGTGGAAATAGCCTGGTATTGGTAACATCAAGTTTGTGTGGCAGCGGTAGATCCGACGACCTGAGCAATACTAGAGACAGAAAAAGGGAGGAGGCGAATGGGGGCAAGTAGCTGTAACAGGGAGAAAGAGGCTGATAGCATCATCCATAGGTTTGAGATGATATGATATATGAACAGTCTCATCGCTGCTCTCAGAATGCTGAGATTTGTCCGTTGACAAAAAGCCAATTTTCCACTACTGGAAAATGGGAccttagtcccagttggatagagccatagatcccgaaaatcgaACAAAAACTAATCATTCGAGacaaagggggtcctttagtcccgagtcgaCCTCCTTTAATCACAGtgggtaaaaccaaccgggactaaaaaattcaaaaaaaatgggccggcagcgcggcggcgcccgctaCCCGCCTCCACTCCTCCCTCACCCGCATCcactccgcctccgcccaccgCTGCCCCCTGCCGCCCGCCTCGgcccgcctccgctccgcctcgctcgctGTTGCCGCCTTCGCCTGCCCTCACCGGCCTCTGCCCGTGCCGCACCCGCCAGCCGCCCATCGCCCGACCGTGCCACTGCCCTGCCCTCGCCccactgccgctcctcactgccacaGTGAGGAGCGagtagagggggaaggggaggggcagcagaagGGGAGGGGTGGTAGCGGcgcagagagggaggagggcggcgcagagaaggaggaagggaggcgccggcgggaggagagggaggatgaggagagggaggaggggaggtgcAGATAAGGAAGGTGGAGAGAGGGGGCCGCGTGGAAagctccccttttgtcccggttggtaattccaactgggataaaagatttagtcccggttggaattaccaactgggacaaaaaggcgggcttttgtctcggttggaatttccatcagggacaaaagggggggccCTCAGTGCCAAATTTTTTAGCCATTATAACCAGGActaagggcctttagtcccggttggtctttagAACCGGGAGTAAAGCCCCTCCCGTAAGTGGCTTTCAGTGCCTCATTCTTGACCTGGGAGTAAAGATAGTTTTTTAGATTCaaagtcaaccgggacaaaagcaacaggatggaaggtcagttctccagTAGTGTTAAGGCAGCTC
Proteins encoded in this window:
- the LOC117843557 gene encoding fasciclin-like arabinogalactan protein 6 — translated: MEMASHTVLSLLLLLPFLFAAAADVAPGPSPPGELNLTGILENGGQYSTLLRLLQTTRIAQQLTEQLKNSYDGLTFFAPNDDAFTKLKTGTLNGLSDQQKIQLLLYHVLPRYYSVTTFQTASNPLPTEGSGPGGMYTVNVTTTTSSHLVNMSTGVVDVPISSTLVARFPLAVYSIDAVLLPEQLFGASRKAVAPAPAGQAAGAAAGKAAARKKGGVPKSDVAAEPSAAGKETEDSTKAAAACRGMSAGWTTIAAFALMAVVNLVGA